The window CATCAACATACACTGCATTTCAGTGCTGTAATCATCACCACAAGCTGCTGCAAATAAGAGCTTCTTCTGCTGCACCTGGTGTTGACCTCAAGACCCTTGAGTCTGCACTTGCTAAGGTTCTATCGATAAGATTTTCATCTAGTTAAAGTAACGAAACTAGGTGCTTCTattatttttgtgaattttcaattatatgttTACACTATTTTTTAACAACCATGGCAAATTTAGTTCAGGCAATTGATCACCAGTAATCATATTATAGGAGATGAACATGAATGTCGTTGTCACTCTAATCTGACAACTATGAACCAACCCCTTCAGCTTTCAAGAACAAATCCCGATTGACGTACCATAATGGATGCCAGCTTTATTACACGCCTCTTTCCTGTTGCTATATTGGAGCATTGACAAATATGTGTTTGCTGCAGAAAGACAGCGATGCTGTTAAAGAGGCACTTGATCAACTAAGGGAGGTTGGTTGGGCTAAGAGATGGAGCTCTCAGCCATATGTCTCTCGCCGTACGGTCAGTCTCCATCACAAGTATGAAGTTCTGGGATTGTGCTGCTCAAAATATTAGCAAATACTTGCAAAACCATTCATTCATGTACATGAATTATGTATATGTTTTCCTGAATACTGTGTCTTTTTTGTCTTCATGGAACAAATTTCTTGACTGGTCAACCCTGTGCCAGACATCTCTGCGGGAGCTGACGACTCTTGGAATTAAGAATGCAGAGAACCTGGCAATTCCAAGTGTTAGAAATGATGTAAGTGTTGATAATTGTTATGCTGCTACACTAGATGGATTTACTTGGAGGGAGAAAGCATTAACGTAGGCACTGTGCGCTAGCATTAATTACAGCACATCTGCTAAAATCGAATGGAACGAAAACAGGTTGAGAAACTTATAGTGCGACTTGCTTTAATATTGGGCTTCGTTAGCTTCAACTTAAGCATCTGAACCCCTCCTAACTAATTAAATTGCAGTCTATATACTGCTGGaatttgattactatttttttttaatactattttTGTTACAAATATCACCTTCTGCACAGCGTAAACATGAGGTTCAAACCACCATTCATGTAGTTAATATCTTTCAGCAATACAGGCAGCTTTTCTTTTCACAGTGGTGGGAACAACAGGCTTTTTGGGAGTCCTTGCTGGCCAGCTTCCTGGGGTAAATTCTAAACGTTTCTCGGTGTTATTTTGTGTGATTTGCATGCAAAAGCATATGTTAGGCAGTGTTTGTGTGTCTTCCTGCAGTCTTATGAACAGTCTTTTGTGCGTGTAacatatacaagaaaaaattgagTAGTCTTGcttctgatgatatttatattttctgtAGGATTGGGGTTTCTTTGTGCCATACTTGATAGGGAGCATTTCTCTAGTTGTCCTGGCTGTGGGGAGTATTTCTCCTGGGTAAGATCTTGCTATACAGATATAACTTCACAAGTCACCTGGAATCTTCTAAAGTGCTTTTCTGATGCACTGATATTGCAACGAgtctattttcctttttctttagaaGAGATTTGACAGAGAACTCATGGATGCATATGTTATGGCTGATACTTTTTATCTGTTAATTGTAGGCTTCTTCAAGCTGCTATTAGTGGCTTCTCTGCAGTTTTTCCTGACTATCAGGAGAGGATAGCTAGACATGAAGCAGCTCATTTTTTAAGTACTCTCTCTATTTTATACATCTACCAAATGAATTGAAATGCCTGATTCAGTAGCTGATTGATGAAACAATGATCTTTTGTATTTCAGTTGGATACTTGATTGGCCTTCCTATCCTGGACTACTCATTAGATATCGGGAAAGAGCATGTCAATCTCATTGATGAAAAGCTGGAAAAGCTGATATATAGTGGGCAGCTTGATGCTAAGGAGCTAGATAGGTATCTGCTTTAAAGCATCGACCCCCGAAAACATAAACAATAAGTTGTTCAATGTATTTTCCTGATATTGGGCTAATCTATGTTGCTGCTGGAATATATGGGAAGTTAATTCGGTGTAAGATACTTCAAAAATACATAATGTTCCACCATACACTGATAAAGCTGAACCATGTTTTATCAGGTTGGCGGTTGTAGCAATGGCTGGACTAGCCGCAGAGGGTCTGCAATATGACAAAGTGGTTGGCCAATCTGCTGACCTTTTCACTCTTCAGGTTTGCTATCGCATAGTGCTTGCGCTACTGTGTTTTAGAAACGTTGCAGTAAACTGAAAGTCAGAGGattttctttccatttaatGCAGAGATTTATAAATAGAAGCAAACCACTGATCAGCAAAGACCAGCAACAGAATCTTACTAGATGGGCTGTAAGTAATTATCAACTGACTTGCATGgtcctttcatttcctttccatACGTACTTGTGTATAAATACATGTACGTGTATATATTTGGAATATATCGGTTAGATcactaataaattataaaagctaCACAACTGGGACTTTCTGTAGTTTCATTATGGAGTGATACATGACTAAGGTAGGAAACATTGAAGCAATAAAACACCTGTGAAGTCTTTTAATGGTGTATACTGATTCTGGGAGAAAGTAATGCAGGTTTTATTTGGCGGATctcttattaaaaataacaagtcACTCCATGAAGCCCTAATGACAGCAATGTCGAATAAGGCGACTGTATTAGAATGCATTCAAGCGATCGAGAAAGCTGCATAATTCTATCGCCTGTACCTTCTTAGACCATCGTATTTACTTCCAACTTTGCTGTTTATTCTCCCTTTTCCTCTTTTCCATGCAAATTCTTAATGAAAGATGATTTTTGAGCAATTCTAGTTCAGCTACCGAGCCATGAATCATTGGTTCAGGGAACTAGATTCGTAGAATATCTTGTGTTTGTATCGCATCGTACACGATTCATTTTCCAGAGCAAAGGACAAAAGTTTAGAAAGAGGAACTTAATCATAGAGAGTTCTACAAGCAAACTGGTCCTATCAGCAGATGGTGGCGACGAATTATGAAGCCAAAACATGTCATTTGCAATGGACGTGGAAAAACAGAATGTGCAGAAACCTTTTTATtcgtttgaaattaaattaactctgCATCCGACTTCAAGTCAGACTTGTCTATTAATACTGCAACCAATGTGTAGATTCCATTTGTTCATTTGGATCAGAATATTTCATCCTGCAAAATGAACCTCCGATCCTCAAGTGTAGCCTCTATTTCATCCGTATCAGAAAAAAATCGTACAACAGACTGAATCACTCATCTATGACTTAGGTCTAGCCTCCCTCAAGAAAAAGATCTTATCTCTCCCATGTACAATTGACCATACATTGAAAGAAAATCCTGGAGACTTGTCACTCCATTCTCCAAGTGATCAGAGCTCACGCAGCTAGGTATCCAGTTTCCTAACTGTACACAGCAATTGGAAAGGTATTAACAGAAACGGCCAGCTTATAGAAATCTTTCTTGAATACCTTCTGACACATGTTGTCTGCACCAACTGACCTAAAACCAATACCTTCATCACCAAATATTACAGCATCATCCCACACTCGGCCCAACAAGTTCCATGACAACATCCAGCCCAACCCCACAACTTCCTCTTCACCAAGTAACACCATCTCGTCACCGCTTTTTATGTAACAACCACCTCCTGAAGCCATAATCGACACACTCATGTCATCAACAGTAATTACTTCATATGTAGTTCCATGATGTAGTCAATGAACACCACCCACTGCCACACCTCTAAAATTACCACTACTTCAACGCCATCATGCTTCCCCCCGGTTCATCGTCTTCTAATCGTGGTACTCATCaccttttatctattttttttaaaaaaaatttatgatctcTTATCTTCATCTCACTATTGTTTTATCATTAGTCTTTCTCCTCATTGCAAACCAAAATTCTTTGCACAGATTGATTCCGATCCAAGATGGAGGGAGCTTATGCAGGCAAAATTGACAGCTtttgaacaaaacaaaacaaaacgtgGACTTTAAGCTCCTTACCACTAGAAACACTAGAAAAACGAGtcaataaaaaagtaaatgagtatataaaattaaataccgCTCTGATGGCATAATTAAAAGATACAAAGCTTATCTTATCGCTGAGGGTTATGCATAAATGGAAGGTCTTGAGTATACCGAAACCTTTTCACCCATAGCAAAATTAATCACTCTCAAATACTTACttcttgttgatgttgtttGACATTGGTCCTTGTATCAACTCAATGTTTAAAATGCCTTTTTTCATAGTGATTTGGATGAAAATGTTTATGTACTCTGGCCTTCATTATTAGGAAGTGAATATGATATGTTGACTTCAGAATTCACTATATGATTTAAAGCAAGTATCACACGAATGGTTTTCAAAGTTCTCAACAACCATCAAACAAGTGAATCTCAACAATCTAAGGCAAACTATTCCTTATTTATCAAGATACGAGGTGCATCTttcacaataatattattttatgtcaGTGATATGATCATCGCAATAAACAATAACATCATAATCAAAGAGTTTAAGAGatttttacataatattttttggatcAAAGACTTGATTCATCTCATGTGCTTACTTGGAGTTGTGGTTGCTTACTCAAAGTAAGGTATAGCTATTTTGCAGTGTAAATACACTCTGGATATACTTTAGAAAGCAAATATGATTAGGGAAAAACCAACTAAATTCCCaatagaacaaaataaaaggctCACATCTTAGATGATGAACTACTCAAATCACAATATAGATCCCAACAATTAGATGATCAGTTACTAGATTTCATGTCTTTTTTGGAGGAGCACCCATATCTTGGAAAAGAGAAACAATCAATCATGTCATGCTCCTCGGCAAAAATAAGAACACAAATTCAACAAGAACAAGTCGTTGCtgcttgtaattaaaaaaattgataatgcaGAAAAGAACGAGATAGGTTTCTCTATGTTTTCTTGGGTGTCATCACATTGTCACATCCTTCTTGTTGATGGGAGCCATGTATTTATACCATCATCCAAAAACAAGGCAGGTAAAAGCTGaaattcataagaaaaacaGAAATTTGCTGACAATCGTTGGGACAATAGGCAATAAGGACCAAACTAAGGTTATTAGATGCAGTATATGCTCATACCCCTGCTACATAGTATATAATTCCAAGTCGTAAAATGGATAtggtaatgaaaataataagacAGTTGCATGGGAAATTCAATCCCAGTAAACACAAAAGAAATGAGTAAATTTCATTTTACGTGCAGGACAGACGACTTTACGGAAGACTTAAGCACGTGTTTATGTGTAGTATACACTGAAAGTTACTATAGGTATCATTGTAATCGAGGATAAACCACGATCAACTCTTCGTGTACTTGTCAaagaaaatacaacatgatgaaaatcaaaatccatAATTTTACAGAGATTCCTGAGATATGTATACACCAATCTGCAAAATAGAAGCACAATTTCCTTAGATGCTCAACTTCTTCTGCATAATGCACTGACACTTCGTATGCTTAAATCTCATCAGACCAGTCACTGGGTTCAGTATCATAGAAAAGGCCATCGACAATCTCATCTATCAGTGAATCAATAAACGTGTTGCAGCCAATCGTGAAGATACGGCCTACTCTGTTGCGAGCGCTAGAGAACCAAGCAAATATTGCAGCACAAGTAACAGCTCCCAGACATACTCCTACTGCTTCTTCAATCCCAACTAAATCCATCTTTCTAAACACAGAATTCCCAGTAACCACCTCTGTTGTTACTGTTGCTGCAAACACAATCTGCAGGAAACATTCATTCCATGAAAAAAGTGATTCTTAGTGAAAGGCTTACAAATTTGCATCAATTGTTCTTATTGCACTAAGGTGACAAGGATCAAACTGAGTGAACAGATTGAGTTTATGTTCTGTAAGTTTCTCTCTGTCTTGGGTGGAATAGGAAAACTGGGGATTTTAAGGTTTTGATCAAAGAAGAGAGGAGCTggatagtgttttttttctagcaGGTGATTTGTTCGGCTATATCTGGAGACTCTTCAAACTCAAAATCGCAATAATTTGCACTATAAATAAGAAAACGCAATACTTATTACCATTTAGAATAAGAAAACATCTTAAGGGAGAAGATCAATCTTCCTAAGTTGAATGATCGATATGCTTTATATCTTCAACTctagctagaaaaaaaaaatggaagagatTAAATCAAGttgataaatattgattttgtgaagGGATTCCTAACTACTGATCCAATATCCAATTACAGGAGATTAAATCCGAGCACAGATTAATTCATGGGAtcgatttgttttttctcaagCAACTtgattcttttaaattatttccttAAATTATGGGATATGGCTACAAATCAtatcttaaatttcttttattgttgattATTACTAGTACTATTAAAGGTTATCATAATCActcatcaaacaaaataaaaggggtTAATAACTGCGTTAAAAATCAGAGAGACGTATAGAGATGAATTGACTTACCATAGCAAGTCGACCAGAAATGATCTCGAAATCTCGACTTTTCTTAGAGCTTTCAATATACTCAGATAAAGTTTCAAAAAACGGAGACACCACC is drawn from Populus nigra chromosome 5, ddPopNigr1.1, whole genome shotgun sequence and contains these coding sequences:
- the LOC133693972 gene encoding uncharacterized protein LOC133693972 isoform X1, giving the protein MLTSMVSLSNTTASTYTAFQCCNHHHKLLQIRASSAAPGVDLKTLESALAKKDSDAVKEALDQLREVGWAKRWSSQPYVSRRTTSLRELTTLGIKNAENLAIPSVRNDAAFLFTVVGTTGFLGVLAGQLPGDWGFFVPYLIGSISLVVLAVGSISPGLLQAAISGFSAVFPDYQERIARHEAAHFLIGYLIGLPILDYSLDIGKEHVNLIDEKLEKLIYSGQLDAKELDRLAVVAMAGLAAEGLQYDKVVGQSADLFTLQRFINRSKPLISKDQQQNLTRWAVLFGGSLIKNNKSLHEALMTAMSNKATVLECIQAIEKAA
- the LOC133693972 gene encoding uncharacterized protein LOC133693972 isoform X2, which translates into the protein MELSAICLSPYGQSPSQTSLRELTTLGIKNAENLAIPSVRNDAAFLFTVVGTTGFLGVLAGQLPGDWGFFVPYLIGSISLVVLAVGSISPGLLQAAISGFSAVFPDYQERIARHEAAHFLIGYLIGLPILDYSLDIGKEHVNLIDEKLEKLIYSGQLDAKELDRLAVVAMAGLAAEGLQYDKVVGQSADLFTLQRFINRSKPLISKDQQQNLTRWAVLFGGSLIKNNKSLHEALMTAMSNKATVLECIQAIEKAA
- the LOC133693397 gene encoding stress enhanced protein 2, chloroplastic; translated protein: MARVAARAINCQLVDKKPDVFSREVGAAIPVQVPVPKIKANIAENGKIVLQPRLCTLRSYGQDGFGVVKTSSRKDSGDHDDQVVSPFFETLSEYIESSKKSRDFEIISGRLAMIVFAATVTTEVVTGNSVFRKMDLVGIEEAVGVCLGAVTCAAIFAWFSSARNRVGRIFTIGCNTFIDSLIDEIVDGLFYDTEPSDWSDEI